In the bacterium genome, one interval contains:
- a CDS encoding UDP-2,3-diacylglucosamine diphosphatase, translating to MAGGPVYFVSDAHFSARARSAEREKRQRFLRFLEGLAGAAQLYVVGDLFDFWFEYRRVVPAGFAEILHPLRALALSGTPVTLIGGNHDYWLGSHLVDDYGFRLAPDGLVVEHQGRRLRVDHGDESLSGDRGYLALKAVIRRPAFVAAARLLHPDFTFWAADRLSQGSRWLEGREEERGQRPRPLRLRRA from the coding sequence ATGGCCGGTGGCCCCGTCTACTTCGTTTCCGACGCGCACTTCAGCGCCCGCGCCCGGAGCGCCGAGCGCGAGAAGCGCCAGCGCTTCCTGCGCTTTCTCGAGGGTCTCGCCGGCGCCGCGCAACTCTACGTCGTCGGCGACCTCTTCGACTTCTGGTTCGAGTATCGCCGCGTCGTGCCCGCCGGCTTCGCCGAGATCCTGCACCCCCTGCGCGCGCTCGCGCTGAGCGGCACGCCCGTCACCCTCATCGGGGGCAATCACGACTACTGGCTGGGATCCCACCTGGTGGACGACTACGGCTTCCGGCTCGCGCCCGACGGGCTGGTGGTCGAGCACCAGGGCCGGCGCCTGCGCGTCGATCACGGCGACGAGAGCCTCAGCGGCGATCGCGGGTACCTCGCGCTGAAGGCGGTGATCCGCCGGCCCGCCTTCGTGGCGGCGGCCCGCCTGTTGCACCCGGACTTCACTTTCTGGGCGGCCGATCGCCTGTCGCAGGGCAGCCGATGGCTCGAGGGTCGCGAGGAGGAGCGTGGCCAGCGGCCGCGCCCGCTGCGCCTGCGCCGCGC